Part of the Pseudodesulfovibrio mercurii genome is shown below.
CCGTTCCTCTCTCCTCTCCCCGGCAGGTTCTACGTATCGCCCAAGTGTCATTTTCAGCGGCAACAATGTTTTTTGTGGTGAATATGGTGTTTTCAACCCATTGAAATAACGTAGGTAAGTGACCTTCCAGTTGATTGTTTACGGCCTTTCACGCCGTTAACAGGGGTTCAAATCCCCTTGGGGACGCCATATTGACCAGCAAAGGCCTCACGCTTTGAGCGTGAGGCCTTTTTCGTTGTCTGCGGCATTGGCGCCTTTCCGGGCTCGGCTTCCGACCGTATCGTGGCCGGGGAGCACCCGGTCTGCCTGGAGGCGTGCATGACCGACGCCATCACCTTCGGGGGAAAGGAGGTGCTTCTTCAGAAAGCCAGAGACATGAGCCGGGAGATCGACAGGAAAAAGAGCGCCGAGCCGAGCATCTACCTGAAGCCCCCGCCGAAGAACACCCTGCCGCAAGCGTGACGAAAGACGACAAAAGAGAATTGTCGGAAATGGAAGGGCCCTGCCACGGCAGGGTCCTCGGTTTGTGAAGACCCGGGGAATCCCCGTCGTTCGACGCTTGCGGCCAGCCAGGGATGGCTGCTTCTGCTTGGCCGAACTCCGGGGGCGAGCCATTGGAGGCGGAACGAGCGGTTTCGGATATGACAGAAGAGACGGGTAAGGGATACGAATAAATAACACGCCGTTTCGCATAGTCATGCTATGGATGATCGGGATCAAATTTTGGAAAAGGAGCGGGCCATGGACGAAATTGCATTCCATGCCTTGTCAGTGGACGAAACGTTCGCCGCATTGAATTCTTCCATGCAGGGACTTTCCTCACAGGAGGCTGCGCGTCGGCTCCGCGTCCATGGTTCCAACGACCTCGTTTCGGCCAAGTCTCGCTCCCGCCTTGCCATTTTATTCTCGCAGTTCAAGGATCTGCTGGTAGTCGTTTTGATCGTGGCAGGATTCATCTCCTTTGGTATCGCCCTCGTGGAAAACTCATGGGAAAACTACAGAAGCGGTACGATCATTTTTCTCATCGTCATCGCCGACGCGGCCCTCGGGTTCAGTTTGGAATACAACGCCAGCCGGATAGTGCGTAAGCTCCGCACGCTCATTTTCTCCCCTGCCCGGGCAATCCGCGACAAAAGGCTTACGGAAATCCCGCTTCAGACTCTGGTGCCCGGCGATGTGATCGATATTGAGCAGGGGGACAAGATCCCGGCCGATTTGCGCATCGTCGAATCCAACAACCTGCAAACCAACGAATTCAGCCTTACCGGCGAATCGATGCCGGTGGACAAAACGACCGAAAGGTTTGCCGCCGACCTGACCGTGGCTGACCGCCGCAACATGGCGTTTGCCGGGACCTCTGTCGCCAGCGGAAGCGGCATGGGCGTGGTGGTTTTCACCGGCATGCGCACCGAGTTGGGAAAAATCGCGACGATGACGGAGGAGACCATCGAGGTCCGCTCGCCGCTGCAAGACGAGCTCAATGTGCTGGCAGTGCGGTTGACCGTGGTGGCCGGGGCCGTCTCGGGAGTCCTGCTTGTCCTGGCCTTGTGGCTGGGGCTGGGGTGGCTTGTGGCCGTGACCTACGCACTGGGCGTGGCCGTGGCCTGTGTCCCCCAGGCCCTTCCGGCGCAACTCATCGTGGCCATGTCTTCCGCCAGCCAGCACCTGGCCAGAAAAAATGCCGTTGTGAAAAGCCTGCCCACCGTGGAGGCGCTCGGCTCCACCAACGTCATCTGCACCGACAAGACGGGGACCCTTACCCGCAATGAAATGACAGTGACCCGGGCGTGGAGCAATGAACGGGAGTTGGAATTAACCGGCGTCGGCTACCAGCCTGAGGGCGAGGTGTTGGACGAAGCCGGGAATCCGGTGTCGGAGGAAGATCTTCAGGCTTTGTCTCTTCTCTTCCGGACCGCCATCCTCGCGTCGGCAGGCACCGTTCACCCGCCGGACGACCAGCACGAGAACTGGTACGCGGTGGGAGACCCCTCGGAGGCCGCCCTGGTGGTCATGGCCATGAAAGCGGGAGCGTTTGATGGTAAAATCGAGGAATCGCCGAAATTGCGCAGCTTTCCTTTCGACCCCGGCCGGAAACGTATGAGCTTTATCAGACGGTTGCCCGAAGGTGACTGCGTAATGATGAAAGGGGCTACCGACTCGATTCTCGACGTATGCGTTTCCATGTTGAAGGACGGAGGCGTTCAGCCCATGACACAGGGGGATAGGGAGCGTATCGAAGACTGGAACATAGCATCCTCCGACCAGGCCCTGCGGGTCTTGGCCCTTGCCTACCGTCCGCTGAACGGCGATTTCGAATCCGCTTCGCTTGAGGAAACCGAACGGGACATGGTTTTCCTCGGCCTCGTCGGCATGATCGATCCTCCCCGGCGCGGCGTGCGTGAGGCGATGGCGAAATGCCACAACGCGGGCATAGATACCTATATGATTACCGGCGACCACGCGGCAACGGCAGCGGCCATAGCCCGGGACATCGGATTGGCTCGCGCTGACGGGCGTACGGTTCGGGTCGTCCGGGGAAAGGAAATGGCGGGCCTCGGCGACGAGGAACTTGCCTACATGATGCGCAGCAACTCGGCCCTGATTTTTTCCCGGGTGGAACCGGCACACAAGCTGCGGGTGGTTCGCCTGCTCGGAGAGCAGGGACGGGTCGTGGCCGTGACCGGAGACGGCATCAATGATGCTCCGGCCCTGAAGCGGGCACACATTGGCGTGGCCATGGGGAAGACCGGCGTGGATGTGGCCAAGGAGATTGCCGAGGTCGTGCTGCTGGACGACAATTTCTCCACCCTCGTGGATGCCGTGGAGGAAGGTCGGAGCATCTACAGCAACATCCGCAAGGTGGTGCTCGCCTCCCTGACGACGAACGTCGCGGAACTCCTTGCCGTCCTTTTCGGCCTGGTCGGGATCGCCGTGGGCAACTACGCAATCCCCATGCTGACGATCCAGATCCTGGCCATCGACCTCATGGCGGAAATTCTGCCTTTGACTTTCCTGTGTTTCGATCCACCCACGCCGGATGACATGAAGCGGCGGCCTCGAAACCGCAGCGACCATATTCTCAATGCGGCAACCGGGATTGAGGTCGGCTTCTTCGGTTCCCTCATCGGGGCGCTGTCGGTGGCCAACTTTTTTCTCTACATGCACCGTCACGGCCTGACGCTTGGGCAGGACGCCATCGGCACGATCGAATACGCGAGGGCCAGCGCGATGACTTGGCTGACCATGGCCTTTTGTCAATTCGGGAACATCCTTTCGCGCCGATACCAAAACGTCTCGATTTTCAACAGCAACATTCTGACCAACAAAATCCTGCTCGCTTCAATCATCATCTCCGCCGTGCAGAGCTTTGCTGCGGTCCACGCCCCCGGCATAAACGATTTCCTGGGATTCGCCCCCATCGGCATTGTTGACTGGCTCTACATTCTGGCCGCAGCAGGCGTCTTCCTCGCCTTTTGGGAGGGTCTCAAGTGGATGCGGAGGCGTCCTATGCAAACCGTCTGAATGTAAAAGTCATCGCAACATGCAGGCGTATGTCCAACACGCTCAAAAACGCCCATGACCTTTTCACTTCCACCCACTGTCAGCGACATCTACTCGAAATTCATGCGTTCCTCAAAGGGGCGACAATTCACCAACGAGAGGGAGGGAATTCCGCAACCGATTCATTTTATGTGTCTTGCGCAAAGACACCCCGAAAAGCCAAGACCGCTTTTCCCAAACAAGTCCCGTTTTCTCCCTTCCTCCAACTCCATCTCCCCGCGTGTCACCCAAGTGTCATTTTCAGCGGCAACTATGGTTTTTGTGGCGAACATGGCGTTTTCACCCCATTGAAACAACCTAGGTAAGCGACCTTCCGGTTGATTGTTTACGGTCTTTCACGCCGTCAACAGGGGTTCAAATCCTCTTGGGGACGCCATATCGACCAGCAAAGGTCTCACGCTTCGAGCGCGAGGCCTTTTTCGGGCGCGCCCGGACCCTACGGCGGCCGCCCATCAGAGGATTGACAACCCCATCCGGTCCCATTATTGACTTTCGAATCATTGACAAGTCAACGATCGAGCGCGCCATGCAGACAAAAGACGTCATACGGTTTGAACAGGATTCGCCCATCCGCCGTATATCCAGACTGAGCCGACTGAACATGAATTCCCTGGCCGGGCCCATTTCGGCCATCGGCATCGCCCGGGGCACCTTCCCCTTTGTCATGGAGGTGCTGTGCCGAGAGGGCGTCATCCAGGAAGACCTCTCCAGACTGCTGTCCATCGACCGGGCAGCAACGGCCCGCGCCCTGAAACGGCTGGAGAGGGACGGTCTGATCGAGCGCCGGGAAGACCCTGCGGACAGACGAGGGAAGCACGTTTTCCCGACCGACAGGACGCGGGATCTGTGCGGCGACATCCTCGGCATCCTGACGCAGCAGAAGGAGGCCCTGTTCAACGGCTTCGACGAGGGAGAACGAGCGCTGTTCCTGCGCATGCTGGACCGGGTGATCGACAACATGGGCGCACCGACCTCCCCCTGATCGCCGGAGCCGCCTCCCGACGGCCTTCCGCATCGGCGCGTCGCCGTGTGGCCGCCGTCGGCACTTCCGTTTCATCGCGGTCCGGGCCCGACCCCGGCCCCCCCGGCCGCGCCGCGTACCGGCTTCAACCTCATCATAGGATTACAACAGTGCTTTCCACCCGCAAACTCATCGACGTGCTGACCATGATCCTGGGCCTGCTCATCATGGCCCTGGGCGTATCCGTCTCGGTCAGGGCGGATCTCGGGGTCACCCCCATCTCCTGCGTGCCCTACGTCTATAGCCTGAGCACGCCGTTCACCCTGGGCGAAATGACCATCTTCATGAACATCTTCTTCATCCTGGGGCAGATGGCCATATTGCGAAAACGGTATTCGCCCATCCAGCTCCTGCAACTGCCAGCGGTCGTCATCCTGGGCTACTGCATCGATTTCACCTACCGCCTGGTTTCCGGCATCGAGCCGTCGAGTTACCTGGAACAGCTGCTCTGGCTGCTGGTCAGCTGCGCGCTGCTGGCACTCGGGGTGTTCCTGGTGGTCAAGGCGAACCTGACCTACATCCCGGGCGACGGCCTGATCGTGGTCATCGCCGATACCTTCAAGAAGGATTTCGGCAAAACGAAGATGTGCTTCGACAGCTCAATGGTCGTCATCGGCCTGTCGAGCTCCCTGCTCCTCTCGGGCAGAGTGGCCGGGATACGTGAGGGAACCATCATCGCGGCCCTGCTGGTCGGTTATCTCATACAGCTCTTGAACAGGCTTCTGCGGGCGGCGGCCGCCCGGATCGAAGCCCGCGGCCGGACCGAGTCCCCGGCCGAGGCCCCGGCGGGCGTCTACGGGACCTTCCCGGTCATCACCATCTCCCGTGAATACGGGAGCGGCGGCCACGAGATCGGACAACAGATCGCCAAGAAACTGGGCTTCACCTTTTACGACAGGGAATTGATCGACCTGACCGCCCAACAGAGCGGCTTCACCGAGGACTACATCAAGGACCGGGAGCAGAAGATCAGCAACTCCCTGCTCCACGAACTCTACGCCCAGAACTACGCCTACGTGCAGGACAAGCTGCCGCCCACGGACCTGCTCTTCCTTATCCAGAGCAAGATCATCCGGGACGTCAGCGCCAAGCAGCCGTGCGTCATCGTCGGACGGTGCGCCAACTTCGTCCTCAAGGACAACCCCAGTTGCTTCAACATCTTCATCCACGCGAACGAGGCGTACCGCAAACGGAAGATCGTCGACGACTACAAGGCCCCCGCCTCCTATTCCTCCAAGGACCTGGAACAGATGGACCATGAACGGGCCAATTACTGCCTGAAATATACCGGCGGGAACTGGCGCGACGTGACCGGCTATCACCTGACCCTGGACAGCTCGCTGTACACCACGGAACAGCTCGCGAAAAAGATCATCGAACTGTTCCGCACGGCCCAACCGCGTCTGCGGGCGGCGGCCTAGCCTCAGCCCTCCCCGTCGCGGGACATCGCCGGAGCGGTCGTTTCAGCCACGGCGAGTCGGCGCGCCGCGTCAACCGGGGCGGGAAATCGTCACGAAGGAAAACGGGGAGGGAGCGGTCAGCGGGTCCGGAGGATCATCAGGCCGACGAGCACGGCCAGGAGCGCGGTCCAGGCCAGGGCCGCCCGCAGGGTGGCCTTTTTGGCGCGTTCCTTGTCCCACCAGGACAGGGGGCGGATGCCCTGGGCCAGGAAGGTGCCGACCCCGGCCAGGTTGAGGCAGATGATGTTCACGGCGA
Proteins encoded:
- a CDS encoding cation-translocating P-type ATPase, yielding MDEIAFHALSVDETFAALNSSMQGLSSQEAARRLRVHGSNDLVSAKSRSRLAILFSQFKDLLVVVLIVAGFISFGIALVENSWENYRSGTIIFLIVIADAALGFSLEYNASRIVRKLRTLIFSPARAIRDKRLTEIPLQTLVPGDVIDIEQGDKIPADLRIVESNNLQTNEFSLTGESMPVDKTTERFAADLTVADRRNMAFAGTSVASGSGMGVVVFTGMRTELGKIATMTEETIEVRSPLQDELNVLAVRLTVVAGAVSGVLLVLALWLGLGWLVAVTYALGVAVACVPQALPAQLIVAMSSASQHLARKNAVVKSLPTVEALGSTNVICTDKTGTLTRNEMTVTRAWSNERELELTGVGYQPEGEVLDEAGNPVSEEDLQALSLLFRTAILASAGTVHPPDDQHENWYAVGDPSEAALVVMAMKAGAFDGKIEESPKLRSFPFDPGRKRMSFIRRLPEGDCVMMKGATDSILDVCVSMLKDGGVQPMTQGDRERIEDWNIASSDQALRVLALAYRPLNGDFESASLEETERDMVFLGLVGMIDPPRRGVREAMAKCHNAGIDTYMITGDHAATAAAIARDIGLARADGRTVRVVRGKEMAGLGDEELAYMMRSNSALIFSRVEPAHKLRVVRLLGEQGRVVAVTGDGINDAPALKRAHIGVAMGKTGVDVAKEIAEVVLLDDNFSTLVDAVEEGRSIYSNIRKVVLASLTTNVAELLAVLFGLVGIAVGNYAIPMLTIQILAIDLMAEILPLTFLCFDPPTPDDMKRRPRNRSDHILNAATGIEVGFFGSLIGALSVANFFLYMHRHGLTLGQDAIGTIEYARASAMTWLTMAFCQFGNILSRRYQNVSIFNSNILTNKILLASIIISAVQSFAAVHAPGINDFLGFAPIGIVDWLYILAAAGVFLAFWEGLKWMRRRPMQTV
- a CDS encoding cytidylate kinase family protein: MLSTRKLIDVLTMILGLLIMALGVSVSVRADLGVTPISCVPYVYSLSTPFTLGEMTIFMNIFFILGQMAILRKRYSPIQLLQLPAVVILGYCIDFTYRLVSGIEPSSYLEQLLWLLVSCALLALGVFLVVKANLTYIPGDGLIVVIADTFKKDFGKTKMCFDSSMVVIGLSSSLLLSGRVAGIREGTIIAALLVGYLIQLLNRLLRAAAARIEARGRTESPAEAPAGVYGTFPVITISREYGSGGHEIGQQIAKKLGFTFYDRELIDLTAQQSGFTEDYIKDREQKISNSLLHELYAQNYAYVQDKLPPTDLLFLIQSKIIRDVSAKQPCVIVGRCANFVLKDNPSCFNIFIHANEAYRKRKIVDDYKAPASYSSKDLEQMDHERANYCLKYTGGNWRDVTGYHLTLDSSLYTTEQLAKKIIELFRTAQPRLRAAA
- a CDS encoding MarR family winged helix-turn-helix transcriptional regulator, coding for MQTKDVIRFEQDSPIRRISRLSRLNMNSLAGPISAIGIARGTFPFVMEVLCREGVIQEDLSRLLSIDRAATARALKRLERDGLIERREDPADRRGKHVFPTDRTRDLCGDILGILTQQKEALFNGFDEGERALFLRMLDRVIDNMGAPTSP